The genomic segment AAGGATTGTTGTTATCTATTGATAATGAAGATTTTGACTTGCTAAAACTAATTTCTATTGCGGTTCGTGAAATGAGCGAAGGCGAGTTACTTCAAATTGAAAAAGCTAGAAAACTAGACATTACAGAAGCCGTTTATTTTGATATTATTCGTAAAAAAACGGCCACTTTAATTGCGGCTTGTTGTGGAATTGGAGCTGCTTCTGTTGGGGCAAACCAAGATTGTGTGCAACAAATGCGAAAATTTGGAGAATACATAGGTATCGCTTTTCAAATTAAAGACGATTTGTTCGACTATTCTGAAGAAAAAATAGGAAAACCAACAGGAATAGATATCAAAGAACAAAAAATGACCTTGCCTTTAATTCATACGTTAAATAACTGTTCTAAAAAGGAAAAAGCATGGTTAATCAATTCTATTAAAAAGCACAATAAAAATAAAAAACGAGTAAAAGAAGTCATTGCTTTTGTAAAACAAAATGGAGGGATAGAATATACAACCACCAAAATGAACGACTACAAAAACAAAGCATTGGCAATTTTAGAGGATTTCCCAGAATCTGAATACAAAAAATCTTTAAACACTATGATTGAATATGTGGTAGCTCGTAAGATTTAGTTTTTTTACTGCTTAAGTTTTTCTATTTTTGGATTTCTTACAAAAAGAAAAAAACTATGAAATTTAACCGATTTTCAATACTTTTTATTGCTTTAATATTTTCAAATTTTGCTTTTTCACAAAACAATTTAGGTTTTAATCTGCCGACTTCAAATGCGCAGAGAACCCAAAAATGTAATTATTTTGCGAGTGCTTTCAAACAAAAACCAAAAGAAGTACAGTTTAGCATTGTAAGAGAAGGAAACAAACTCTTTTTTAGTACAAACGATAAAAAATGGTTTTCTACAGTTTTTAAAAAATCGGGAGATGGAATTGCCATAGATGTAGTTTCAAAATCGATGTACGATTGTGGTAAAGAAGTAAACAAATCGCAAATAAAAGGAACAGTTTTACCACCAGTTTTTGCTCAAAAATTAATGAGAGGTTTTAAGAAAACAGTTGGTTCTAATCGAGTACAAACTTTTATTGGAACAATTCCTGCGAAATTGAAAGACGAGGAATTGGAATTTAACATCCTGTTTTTGAATGATAAAACGTTGTGTCGTTATCAACGCATTTACAATTTGGAAGCGTATGCTTGGGATTTGTTAGATATGGGTGTTTATTTAGATTCGCTTACTTATAAAGACAAGAAAATTATGACTTCAGACAGGTTTGAAACAAAATACAAAACCTTAAAATTTGTAATTCCTTTTGAGAAAAACAAAGCAACATATTCCAAAGAAGACATAAAACCTTTGTACGATAGTTTAAAACTAACCGATTTCAACATCAAAAAAATTAACATAAAAGCGTATTCTTCCATTGAAGGAAGTTTAAAAAGAAACTTAGAATTACAGGAAAAACGTGCAAATAGTATTGCAAAATCGTTACAATCTTTTCAAAAACCAAACATTGTTACAGAGATTTCTTCTTCGGAAAATTGGGTAGAATTTTTAAACGATATTTCCAATACAAAATATAAAGATTTAAAGAAATTATCGAAGAAAGAAATAAAGCAAAAAGTAGTTGGAGCAACTTCTAAAGACCTAGAAAAGTATTTAAAAAACCATAGAAAAGCCGTAATTATTTTAGATTTAGACAGGAAAGACCAATATAAAGACATGTCTAAAGAAAAATTGGTTGGCATTTTTAACGACTTTGTTTTAAAAGGTTTTGTAGACAAAGCTTTGGTGGTTCAAAACTCCATTTTCGATAAGTTGAAAGATGAAAACTCTCCAGATTTATTAAATAAATTAAACGTTCCAAAACAGTTAAAATTTATACCTATTTTAAATAAAAATAGCATTATTAAATATGTTTTAGATGTAAGTTATGCAAAAATCGCTTACGGAGAATTAAAAAATTTAGAGAAAATAGATCCAAATAATAAAAGCATTAAATACAATATTGTAGTGGTAAAGTTTATTATGTGGAGAAATAATTGGGAGAAAATAGATGAGAAAGCTTTTAAAAATCAAATTTTAGCATTAAAAAAATACGGTATTACCCAGAATTTAATTGACAGAATGTTGGTGAATTACAATATTGTAATGGCAGAAAAAAATATGCGAGCAAGAAAATACGATGCTAAAGACGAATCTGTAGATTTTATTGTGGATACCTATGAGAATTTTAACCTTTCTAATTACGATTATTTGAGTTTAGCACAGTTTTTAACCTATTATGCAAACACAGACGAAGCAACCGAACTTTTAGACGAGAAAGTGAGAACAATTACTGTAGATGAAGATTTGTTATACTATTATTTAAACCTTACTTTAATTGATCCTTATGCTGTGGAAACGCAAGATTACAGAACAATTATGCTAAATGCGATTGAAATGAATAAAGAACGTTTCTGTAAATTATTTAGCTCTTCTTTAGATAAAGGAGTTACTTTCCAGTTATTAGAAAACAAATATTTAAGAGCTACTTATTGTGAGAATTGTGCTAACAAATAAGAAAATTGGGAAAAACGCCAGAAAATATTGAGTACTATTTAAATCCAAAAAACGATAAAGATTATCTTCAAGATTTATTATTTAGAGTAAAGCAATCTTTTGAAAATCAAGAAAATGTTGTTTTTAAAATTGTGAAAACCAAAGAAAAAGGGTTTTCTGTAAAAGTTGGCGGTTTATTTGCATTTGTGTCTTTTAATCATTTTTCTTGGTCATATCCTTCTTTTGAATTTTGGCAGAATATTTCAGAACATCTCATTGGTAAATATTTTACAGGTAGAATTTATAAATTAAAAGAAAAACCAATCTTAATTCAAATAGATGCAAAAGAAAAAGTATTTGAAAAAGTAATACTTAAGGAATATTATAGATATAAAGGTGTTATTTTACAAAAGACAAAGTATGGACTTTTTGTAGATTTGGGTGTACATTTTAATTGGAAATTTGGTTCAATTATTGGATTGATTCACAAATCTACTTTAATGAATGTGATCGACTATGATAATTGGAATGCTGGAGATAAAATAACTACCCTATTTTTAGGGTATAATGAAGATAAACAACTTATTCTTGGAGATAATATTGCAAAGGGAATTTTTTTTAGGAAGCAATTAGGCGGTTTAATAGGAACGGTTCAAAAAGTAAATGTAGTAATAAATAAAAATGGAGAAACTGAATATTTTGTTTTTGGAAAATACAAAGCAATAATTCCGATAAAAAAAGAATTTTACCCAAATTTTAGAACAACTGCAAAAAAATACACTTACGAATTAAAAGATGGAGATGAAATAGAATGTGAAATTATTAAGATAAATAAAAAAAGAGATTGTTTTATTCTAAAGTTATTGATTGAACCACCATCTAATTAAAATATTTTTTTTTCAACCTCTGTTTCAGGATTTTTCTATATTGAAGATGCATTTTTTTTTTCGAAGAAAGGAGCCATATTATAATTCTAAAAGTTCTTCCACAAATTCTCTGGAATTAGACAAACGAGGTACTTTATGTTGGCCACCTAATTTGTCTTTTTTCTTTAACCAACTATAAAATAAGCCCTCTTTTGCTTTGTGAACTTTCGGCGCCATCAACGTCATGTTTTGATAACGTTTCGCTTCATAATCAGAATTTATTGCCTTTAAAGCATTGTCTAACATTTCTGTAAAAAAGGAAATATTTTCTGGCGATTTTTCGAATTCTATAATCCATTCATGTCCGCCTTTTTCTTTTCCTTCCATAAAAATTGGACCCACTGTATAATCTTTAATGGTGGCTTCTGTTTTCTCACAAGCCAATCTTAAAGCTTCTTCAGCATTTTCAATAATTAACTCTTCCCCAAAAACATTAATATGATGTTTTGTACGACCTGTAATTTTAATTCGGTATGGATCTAAATTTGTAAATTTTACAGTATCGCCAATTAAATAACGCCATAAACCTCCATTTGTGGTAATTACAATGGCGTAATTCACACCTTTTTTTACTTCAGAAAGTGGAATCGCAACAGAATTTTCTCCATGGTATTTGTCCATAGGAATAAATTCGTAAAAAATTCCATAATCTAACATTAGCAACAATTCTTTAGAACCATTTCTATCTTGAATTGCAAAAAAACCTTCGGAAGCATTGTAAATTTCGTAATATTTAAATTCCTTTTTCGGAATTATTTTTTTGTACTGTTCGCGATACGGATTAAAGTTTACACCACCGTGAAAATAGACTTCTAAATTTGGCCAAACTTCCAGAATATTATCTTTTCCTGTTCGTTCTAAAATTCGATTTAATAAAACAAGCATCCAACTTGGAACGCCTGCTAAACTTGTAATATTTTCATTGATTGTTTCATCTATAATCGCATCCATTTTGGTTTCCCATTCGCCCATTAACGCAACTTCTTGGCTTGGAGCAGAACTAAAATCTGCCCAAAAAGGCATATTTTCTATAATTATTGCAGATAAATCTCCAAAATAAGAATCGTTATCTCTGTAAACGTCGGAACTTCCTCCCAAACGCAATCCTTTTCCAGTAAATAACTGTGTTTTCGGGTTGTTGTTAATATACCAGCAAAGCATATCTTTTCCTGCTTTCATGTGGCAATATTCCAAAGCCTCGTCACTTACAGGAATAAATTTACTTTTCGAATTTGTAGTTCCGCTCGATTTTGCAAACCATTTTATCGGCGAAGGCCAAAAAACATTCTGTTCTCCCCTTCTGCAACGCTCAATTAAGGGCTCAAAAGTTTCGTATTTTTGAATAGGAACTCTTTCCGCAAAATCTCTATAGTTTTTTATGGAAGAAAACTCGTTCTGTTTTCCAAATTCAGTGTTTTTAGAAGAACTAATCAGTTTTAATAAAAGTTCGTTTTGAACATCAATAGGATATTTTAAAAAAAGTTCTATTTGATGTTTTCGCTTCTTTAAAAACCAAGAAATAATAGAATTGATAATCTGAAACGCCATAGAAATTCGTAAGTTTGTTTAGTTGGATTTTAAAACGAAAAGCACTTTAAAACCGAAGTTTAAAAATACTAAAATTTGTGAGATGACATACCAAGGAGTTTTAAAAAAAATGAAAACGGAAAACGCGGAAGAAATTCAATATTATTTAGACATGAATTCCGATTTTTTAAACATGAATCAGCTGTTAAATAAGGAATTTACGATTTCTTTTGTGAAATACGAATGTTTAAATTGTCATTTAGAAAAAGAAATATATAGACAAGGATTTTGTAAATCGTGTTTTTTCGACATTCCTTCTGCTGGAGATTGGATTATGAGACCCGAATTAAGCACAGCACATTTAGACCAAGAAGACCGTGATTTGGTGTACGAAAAATCGGTGCAACTACAACCACATATTGTGTATTTGGCAAATTCTAGCAACGTAAAAGTGGGTGTTACCAGAAAAACACAAGTTCCAACACGTTGGATAGATCAAGGAGCACACGAAGCCATAGAAATTGTGGAAGTGCCCAACAGATATTTAGCAGGAATTACAGAAGTTGCCTTAAAAGAGCATGTTGCCGATAAAACCAATTGGCGAAAAATGCTAAAGAACGATGTAGATGATGAAAATTTAGTGGAATGGCGAAATAAATTAGAACAATACATTCCTGAGGAAGCCAAAGCATATTTTATAAACAGTAATTCTGAAACGAATTTAAACTTTCCTGTAAAAAAATATCCATTAAAACCTAAGAGTTTAAATTTGATAAAAACACCTATTTATAAAGGAAAATTAGTCGGAATAAAAGGACAATATTTAATTTTTGAAGACGAAACGGTTTTTAATGTAAGGAGTAATGAAGGTTTGGTGGTTTCTATAGAAATATAAAAAATGAATAAGTTTCTTATTTTCTTGATTGTGATTTTTTCTTGTAAGAAGGAGGTTTATTATTATCCATCAAAATCTTTTTTTGATGAAAATAAACCTAAAGAAATTATTATTGAAAATTTAAGCTATGGAGAAATTGTAGATTCTTTAACAAATCAAATATTTAAAGGGAAAAGACACTTTATTGAAATTAAAGACTCCAACAAAATCTATAAAATATCACCTTTTACTTATACAGGTGGATATATAAGAGAGAGAAATGGGCTTTATATAAGAAATGATAGTTTAGATTTGATGAAGGGTATGTTTCCCATAAGCGATTTATCTAAATATTTAAAATTGCACTATGAAAATAATGACAAAGAATACTATTATGCTTTTTCTTATAAAAGAGCTTATATTAGGTTAATTTTAGAAAGAGATGATAGTTCGGGAAAATTGAAAAAGATACTTTTAAATTTAGTGGAAGTTTACAATAAAACTGATATTAAAAATAAAGATAGTATCAAATTAGGTATTATGTTAGACTATCTTTTGAAACCAGTTTTTCCACTTACACCACCTCTAAGTCCAAATGAAATAATCGAAGAATTATGAATAGTAATTTATTAAAAGTAGCATTAGCGCAAATTTCTCCAGTTTGGTTAAACAAAGAAAAGACAATCCGAAAAATTGAGAAATCTATTTTAGATGCATCCAAAGAAAACTGCGAATTAATTGTTTTTGGAGAAGCATTATTACCAGGTTATCCATTTTGGATTGCATTAACAAATGGCGCAACATGGAATTCTAAAACTCAGAAAGAAATTCATGCACATTATGTAAGAAATTCTATTACCATAGAAAAAGGAGAGTTAGATTCCATTTGTAAATTGGCAAAAGAAAACAAAATTGCTATTTATTTAGGAATTATGGAACGCGCACAAAATAGAGGAGGGCATAGCATTTACGCTTCTTTAGTGTATATAAATGAAGAAGGTAAAATAAAATCTGTCCATAGAAAATTACAACCAACATTTGATGAGCGACTAACCTGGGCTCCAGGAGATGGAAATGGTTTGCAAGTACATTCATTAAAAGATTTTACTTTGGGCGGTTTAAATTGTTGGGAAAATTGGATGCCTTTACCAAGAACAGCGTTGTATGGTTTGGGAGAAAATTTACACATTGCAGTTTGGCCTGGAAGCGATTATAATACCAAAGATATTACACGTTTTATCGCAAGAGAATCGCGTTCTTTTGTAATTTCTGTTTCCAGTTTAATGGCAAAAACCGATTTTCCAAAAGACATTCCACACTATAATAAAATAGTAAAAGATGCACCCGAAATTTTAGCAAATGGAGGTTCCTGTATTGCTTCTCCTGATGGAGAGTGGTTGGTAGCACCAGTTTTGCATAAAGAAGGTTTAATTATAGAAACACTCGATTTTAATCGTGTTTTAGAAGAAAGACAAAATTTTGATGTTGTTGGACACTATTCAAGACCAGATGTAACAAAGTTGCATATAAATAGAGAAAGACAAAGTACGGTTTCTTATGAGGATTAAGATTTTGTTTGAAAAAACAGGAACGCAAAGTCACACAAAGGTTCACAAAGAAACATACTATAGAGTATGAGTTTCTTCCCTTTGGGAAGATTAAGATGGGATTTTGTTTTCAACCAACTTTTCCAAAACACTCTCAACCCCAAGGTGATTATTACTTTTAGTAGCATGTTTTGCAATTTCTTTAATATCTTCATGAGCATTTTCCATAGCAAAACTAAACTCAGCTTCTTGTAACATTTCAATATCATTATGGTAATCGCCAAAAACCATGGTTTCTTCTTTGGTTACATTTAAGATTTTTTGAATTGCTTTTAAAGCGTTCCCTTTATTAGCTTTATCAGTAGAAATGTCTAACCAATTTTGTCCAGAAACTTTTAAAAGATAATCGTTTTTTAAATGTTCTATTTCAGGATAAATAAATTTTTCCGAAGAATTAAAATGATACACAGCAATCTTTAAAATAGGAGTTGTTTTTGCAATTTCAACTAAATCGTCCACTACTTGATAGCTATAATAATATTCTTGAAATAAATTAATAAAACGAGCATCTTTACTTTCTATATATGCTGAATCTTGTGAACACAAGACCATATTTGCTCCATCAATTTTTCGTAGAGTAGGAATAATATCAATAATTTTATCTGAATTTAAAGAATTTAAAAGTAAAACTTCCTCTCCTTTTTTAGCAATTGCACCATTTTCTGCAATTACATAAATCTCATTTTTAATAGGTGCTAATTTATCTACAATGCTATTGTATTGTCTTCCGCTTGCGGCACAAAAATGAATATTTTTTTCTTTTAATTTTTGAAAAAGTTCAAAAAAAGATGTACTTACTTCATTATTAGAGTTTAGTAACGTTCCATCCATATCAGAAACAACTAACTTTATTTTCTTTAAATTCATAAATGGAATTCTTATCGGTAAAAAGTGGTTGGAATTAGGCTTTTTTTGTAGAATTACGCTCTACCAAATCGGTTTTAATAATAACGGTTTGTGGTGCTTCTTTAACGTCCGATTTATCTTCCAATCTGTTAATTAGCATTTCTGCTGCAGTTGCTCCCATGATTTCTCCATGCTGACTTACAGTCGTTAATTTTGGGCTAGAATGTCTTGCCAAAATTCCGTTAGAAAAAGAAACTACAGAGAAGTTTTCTGGTATTTTATGTCCGTTTTTTTGTGCAACTTTCATTGCTGCAATTGCAGAAGATTCGTCTGTTGCAATAACTGCATCTATTTTATTTGCATCGAAAATTGGTTTTAAAATACTTTCGTAATTTTTATAATCTTCATCAATAATATTAATAATTATATGATTGTCGACTGCTAAATTTGCATTTTCTAAACCTTTTAAATAACCTTGATGTCTTTTTTTACCTACTTTTAAATTGCTAATTGTAGATATAAAAGCAATGTGTTTACATCCCGTTTTTGCTAAATATTTAACCGTTTTTGCAGCTCCGTCAAAATCGTCTGTAATTACTTTGTCGCATTTAATAGGTTCTGCAACTCTATCGAACATTACAATTGGAGTTCCATTATCTATTAAATCTTTCAAGTGTTTAAAATCGTTTTTTAGCACAGTTTCTTCTGCAAGCGATAAAATAAAACCATCGATACTTCCATTAGAAAGCATTTCTATGGTTTCCACCTCTTTTTGAAAAGATTCATTGGAAATACAAGAAATAATTTTATAACCTTTTTCGTTAGCTACTTTTTCCATGCCGTTAAAAACTTGGGCGAAAAAATAGTTTAACATATTCGGGATTAGAATTCCTATTGTTTTCGTCTGCCTATTTTTTAAGCTTAACGCATTAAAATTAGGTTTGTAGTTGTTTTCTTTAGCGTATTTCTGAATTTTCTCTTTCGTACTTACACTAATTTCATAACTATCATTCAACGCTTTAGATACTGTTGAAATAGAAACATCAAATTCTTTAGCAATGTCTTTTATGGTAAGTCTTTTCATATATGATAAAATATAAGCTACTAAAATACAAAAATCTCATCAGAAATAGAGAGTACTATAAAGATTTTACAATTTCTTCATTTTACAATTTTGCTGAAGCTCATAAACCAAGAAAGAAAAAACCGCTAAATATTCTAAACCAACAAGCCATAAATTTTCTTTCCATGGATTATTAGCATACGCTTGGTAAGTTAAAACGATTACGAAAGTCCAAACTACTGGAAATTTATATTTCGTAAAAACAGATAAAATTAAAGGTGTTGCTAAATACCAAGGATGCACTGTAGTGGCTGTAAAATAGTAAAAACACAAACTAAATAACATGGCAGTTATCAATTGTTTTAAATTGCTGTTTTTTCTAAAAAAAGTAATAAAAATTAGAAATAAAACAGTTAAAATAGGTGTGATTTTTCCAATAATTGCAATTTCATTATATCCTCTAAATAAGTAGCCAATTTCTCGAAAAATGTAGTAGAAACTTGCATTAAATTCGAAATTTCGAAACCATAAACCAACCGAGTTGGAGTAATTTGCTATTAATTCTGAAGAATAAAAGGGAAGAAATAATAGGAGGGTGGTTGCTAAAATTATTGTGTAAAAACCGATTAATTTCCAAACCTCAAAGGTTTTAAAAACCTTTGAGGTTTTGCGATACGAAACAAACCACTGAAAAAACAAGGGTAAAAATAGTAATGGAATCAATTTTATGGAAACAGAACAAGCGATTAAAACGGCTGCCCAAATCCATTTTTGTTGATGTAATTTGTACAAACCCCAAACCAAGAAAAATAGCATTACAGATTCGAAATGTAAATTTCCTGTCATTTCTATGATAACAAACGGATTCAAAACATACCAAAGAATATTTTTTATTGGTAAATTTAATCGTTCCAATAGTTTTTTTCCGAAGTATAAAATACCAATATCTGCCAAAATAATAATACTTCGAAGTACAATTACAGAACCGAAAATACTTTTACTCGCAAAAATTGCAGCAATTAAAAAACACAACTGATTTAATGGTGGGTAATTTGTATAGTGGCTCCCATTTAATTCGCCCATTCCACGATACAATTCCACAGCATCTAAAACTGGTGTTAAGTTTTGTTGTATAAAATTTTCTGGTAATGATAAATACGGATTAAAACCATTAAAAATCATGCGACCATCCCAAATAAAACGATAGAAATCTTGTGATAAATTTGGAATTGAAAATAAGAACACAATCCTGAAAAGCATCATAATGCCTACATAAGTGGAAAAAGGAATGCTTTTATTTTTCAATATAAAATAGAAACAAGCGAACAAAGAAAACCAAAGAAATAAAAGCGGATAAAAACTGGTTCTTTCTAAAAAATAGGCAAAGAAAAAATACAGAATTACGCTGCTACTAATTAAAAATAAGGCTTTATTTTTTTCTGATAAAGGCATTATGCTTTGGAGAAAATAGATTTAAAAAACACGTAACTAAAACCAATAAAAAGCATTAAGTGGAAAGGGAAAAGACCGAAATCGCCATCTTCATTCCCTACAATAAATGCGCTGTACATTCCATAAGCGAAATAAATGGCTAAAACACCTTCGATAATTACGTGCCCAGATGGTTTTTGTTTGATGTACTTGTTGGTTTTCCAAGCGTCTTTTATATTTTTAATATTGAATTTTGGGGTTCTTATAAATTCACTTTTTTTACCAAAATGACCTTCTAAAACTGCAATTGTATTGTGTAAAGAAAACCCCATTGCAATAGAAAAGAAAGTGAAAAATGCACCAATATATTTTATAAAATTTAAGAAACCACCTCCATAAATATTTTTGTACATGTGCCAATAACAGATAAAAAATATTAAAGAACTTATTACAAAAAAGCTCATCACATAAAAATATATCTTTAAATGTTCGAACTCATTTTTAATGTATAACATTGGAATACTTAAAACCGCCACTAAAAAAATACAGGTAAACATAGAACTGTTTAGTAAATGCAAAATACTGTGTATTTTTGTTTTAAAAGAAATATTTTTACTTCTTATTACACGACGCATCATTTT from the Polaribacter cellanae genome contains:
- a CDS encoding polyprenyl synthetase family protein codes for the protein MKPVELIKLPIKNEMELFEEKFKASMLSKVPLLNRITYYIVRRKGKQMRPMFVFLVAKMVSNGGFDERTYRGASVVELIHTATLVHDDVVDDSNRRRGFFSINALWKNKIAVLVGDFLLSKGLLLSIDNEDFDLLKLISIAVREMSEGELLQIEKARKLDITEAVYFDIIRKKTATLIAACCGIGAASVGANQDCVQQMRKFGEYIGIAFQIKDDLFDYSEEKIGKPTGIDIKEQKMTLPLIHTLNNCSKKEKAWLINSIKKHNKNKKRVKEVIAFVKQNGGIEYTTTKMNDYKNKALAILEDFPESEYKKSLNTMIEYVVARKI
- a CDS encoding GH3 auxin-responsive promoter family protein — protein: MAFQIINSIISWFLKKRKHQIELFLKYPIDVQNELLLKLISSSKNTEFGKQNEFSSIKNYRDFAERVPIQKYETFEPLIERCRRGEQNVFWPSPIKWFAKSSGTTNSKSKFIPVSDEALEYCHMKAGKDMLCWYINNNPKTQLFTGKGLRLGGSSDVYRDNDSYFGDLSAIIIENMPFWADFSSAPSQEVALMGEWETKMDAIIDETINENITSLAGVPSWMLVLLNRILERTGKDNILEVWPNLEVYFHGGVNFNPYREQYKKIIPKKEFKYYEIYNASEGFFAIQDRNGSKELLLMLDYGIFYEFIPMDKYHGENSVAIPLSEVKKGVNYAIVITTNGGLWRYLIGDTVKFTNLDPYRIKITGRTKHHINVFGEELIIENAEEALRLACEKTEATIKDYTVGPIFMEGKEKGGHEWIIEFEKSPENISFFTEMLDNALKAINSDYEAKRYQNMTLMAPKVHKAKEGLFYSWLKKKDKLGGQHKVPRLSNSREFVEELLEL
- a CDS encoding DUF2797 domain-containing protein, producing the protein MTYQGVLKKMKTENAEEIQYYLDMNSDFLNMNQLLNKEFTISFVKYECLNCHLEKEIYRQGFCKSCFFDIPSAGDWIMRPELSTAHLDQEDRDLVYEKSVQLQPHIVYLANSSNVKVGVTRKTQVPTRWIDQGAHEAIEIVEVPNRYLAGITEVALKEHVADKTNWRKMLKNDVDDENLVEWRNKLEQYIPEEAKAYFINSNSETNLNFPVKKYPLKPKSLNLIKTPIYKGKLVGIKGQYLIFEDETVFNVRSNEGLVVSIEI
- a CDS encoding carbon-nitrogen hydrolase family protein; this encodes MNSNLLKVALAQISPVWLNKEKTIRKIEKSILDASKENCELIVFGEALLPGYPFWIALTNGATWNSKTQKEIHAHYVRNSITIEKGELDSICKLAKENKIAIYLGIMERAQNRGGHSIYASLVYINEEGKIKSVHRKLQPTFDERLTWAPGDGNGLQVHSLKDFTLGGLNCWENWMPLPRTALYGLGENLHIAVWPGSDYNTKDITRFIARESRSFVISVSSLMAKTDFPKDIPHYNKIVKDAPEILANGGSCIASPDGEWLVAPVLHKEGLIIETLDFNRVLEERQNFDVVGHYSRPDVTKLHINRERQSTVSYED
- a CDS encoding HAD family hydrolase — encoded protein: MNLKKIKLVVSDMDGTLLNSNNEVSTSFFELFQKLKEKNIHFCAASGRQYNSIVDKLAPIKNEIYVIAENGAIAKKGEEVLLLNSLNSDKIIDIIPTLRKIDGANMVLCSQDSAYIESKDARFINLFQEYYYSYQVVDDLVEIAKTTPILKIAVYHFNSSEKFIYPEIEHLKNDYLLKVSGQNWLDISTDKANKGNALKAIQKILNVTKEETMVFGDYHNDIEMLQEAEFSFAMENAHEDIKEIAKHATKSNNHLGVESVLEKLVENKIPS
- a CDS encoding LacI family DNA-binding transcriptional regulator, whose product is MKRLTIKDIAKEFDVSISTVSKALNDSYEISVSTKEKIQKYAKENNYKPNFNALSLKNRQTKTIGILIPNMLNYFFAQVFNGMEKVANEKGYKIISCISNESFQKEVETIEMLSNGSIDGFILSLAEETVLKNDFKHLKDLIDNGTPIVMFDRVAEPIKCDKVITDDFDGAAKTVKYLAKTGCKHIAFISTISNLKVGKKRHQGYLKGLENANLAVDNHIIINIIDEDYKNYESILKPIFDANKIDAVIATDESSAIAAMKVAQKNGHKIPENFSVVSFSNGILARHSSPKLTTVSQHGEIMGATAAEMLINRLEDKSDVKEAPQTVIIKTDLVERNSTKKA
- a CDS encoding mannosyltransferase translates to MPLSEKNKALFLISSSVILYFFFAYFLERTSFYPLLFLWFSLFACFYFILKNKSIPFSTYVGIMMLFRIVFLFSIPNLSQDFYRFIWDGRMIFNGFNPYLSLPENFIQQNLTPVLDAVELYRGMGELNGSHYTNYPPLNQLCFLIAAIFASKSIFGSVIVLRSIIILADIGILYFGKKLLERLNLPIKNILWYVLNPFVIIEMTGNLHFESVMLFFLVWGLYKLHQQKWIWAAVLIACSVSIKLIPLLFLPLFFQWFVSYRKTSKVFKTFEVWKLIGFYTIILATTLLLFLPFYSSELIANYSNSVGLWFRNFEFNASFYYIFREIGYLFRGYNEIAIIGKITPILTVLFLIFITFFRKNSNLKQLITAMLFSLCFYYFTATTVHPWYLATPLILSVFTKYKFPVVWTFVIVLTYQAYANNPWKENLWLVGLEYLAVFSFLVYELQQNCKMKKL